Sequence from the Maniola jurtina chromosome 18, ilManJurt1.1, whole genome shotgun sequence genome:
CTTGTGACGAGTTCGTCTATGAAGAGGGAAGGTCGTTGGTTAAAGAGGTAAGAAGGTACTCTGAGGTTAAAAtatatagagcgtactttgactttgcttagacttaagtttcagttaaaacgagacagatttatgctcgttataaaaatatggaaataaCCTGAAAAATACCACaattattttagggttccatacttcaaaagaaaaagggaccccttataggatcactttgttgtctgtctgattgtccgtctgtcgtgtctgtcaagaaaatatATAGAGTTTGACCTAGaatcccgttgtcctagaatcatgtttggcctcatagcacaagtaaaggtaatccgaaaaccgttacagcacaaaaaaattaaaatgtgttcacgaaaaattttattaagtaatttactaaatcacatagagATGGCACTgatgtcattaacttgcagtattGCACATAAAcatgttaaaatattatgtacgatggtacagaaccctttgtgtgcgagtctgactctcacctaaccaatttttttacctAGTTCGATCTAGGGTGCCAAGAATGGAAGCGGCTATTCGTAGGGACGGTGCACAACTCGGGAATGTTGGCAGCCATGGTGGTGACCGGCGCGATCTCAGACCGCTTCGGCAGAAGAGTCGCTGTGGGCATCGCCGCCACCGCCAGCTTCATCTTTGGCATATCGAGGGCCTTCTCACCGGATTATAGCACGTATCTGGTGTTGCATTTCTTGGAAGCTGCCTTTGGGGGCGGTTTATATTCCTCTGCGTATGTGTTTGGTAAGTTAACTCtacctaatttttagggttccgtacctacgaaagaatcactttgttgactgtctgtctgtctgtctctctgtccgtccgtccgtccgcccgtccgtccgacctgtcaagaaaacctatagggtacttcccgttgacctagaatcatgaaaggcaggtaggtaggtcttatagcacaagtaaaggaataaatccgaaaaccgtgaatttatggttacaacttacatcattaaaaaaaatattaaaatgtgtttaaattttcaaagtaagataactaaaccaaatggggcatcatatgaaagggctttccttacctgtacattctaaaacagatttttatttatttttatgtccaaaatgtcgaaaaaaatacccgagtacggaaccctcattgcgcgagtccgactcgcacttggtcggtttttctGACAAGAAAATTAAACTTATTCTCTCCTTACAGCGGTGGAACTTGTCGGCATAAAACAGCGCGTTATCGTCTCAGCCATGTGCAACATGACATTCGTCGTTGGTGTCGTCCTGATAGCAGTTCTCGCTTGGTTCGTCGACAACTGGCGGACGTACATCCTCATCCTCTACAGCCCAGCCATTATAGTAGGAATATACGTTTGGTTCATGAACGAGAGCGCAAGATGGCTGCTCAGCAAAGGCAGAAAGGACGAAGCTATCACAACGTTGAagagagctgcaaaaatcaacGATTTAGATTCAAGAAATTTAGAATTAGACTCCTTAAGCGATCCGTTATTGAAACCAGAAAACCAAACCGAGGATAAGAAATCTCAACTCTCGAAAGCAATCAACTCAAGTATTATATGGAAAAGACTATTGATATGTTCTTTCTTGTGGTTGACATGCTCTTTAGTTTATTATGGGATGTCTATCAACTCTGTGTCGTTAAGTTCTAATAAGTATGTGAGTTTTATGCTGGTCGTGTTAGTGGAGATACCTGCGTATATTGTGGTGGTGATAGTGTTGGACAAGTACGGCAGGAAAAAGACGATGATTGTGACTTATTCGACTTGTGCGATAACGAGTTTGCTCTTCGCGTTTTTGCCGAGAAGTAAGTATGgagttttattacaaaatagcagatgcccgcgacttcgcccgcgtggattttattattataaaggtgaaagtttgtgtgtatgtgtgtgtgtgtatgtttgttactccttcacgcaaataccactggacggatttggctgaaattcggaatggagatagataatatcctggattagcacataggctacttttgtcccggaaaaccaaagagttcccccgggatttcgaaaaacctaaaatcacgcggacgaagtcgcgggcgtcagctggTCAGTAATATAATAAGTCTATGCTCTGTATTCATTCAATTTGTTTCTCTAAATATTAAAAGgcttaagtattttttgttatcGTAGACTGGATTCACGTGAATTAGATATCAGCATCTTTTTCCACGTGTTGCGGTCTACCTGTCACAGATCTCGTTACTATGATGACACTCATTACGTTAaagtaaactagctgatacccgcgacttcgttcgcgtggatgttggttttttaaaattcccgtgggaactgtttgattttccgggataaaaagtagcctatgtgctaatccagggtataatctatctccattctaaatttcagcccaatccgtccagtagtttttgcgtgaaggagtaacaaacatacacacacacacacacacacacacacacacacacacacacacacacacacacacacacacacacacacacacatacaaactttcgcctttataatattagtgtgatattgatATAATATCATTGGGTTCCGCACATTTTTTATGATGCAATTATTGATATACAAcgctagcttctcctttcagcgaaggttgcctggtagagattgctctaaggctaataaggccgcctttgcacacaattgttttttctgtttttcttctttctgtgttgtgttcctttacatgtgtttttggtgtgcaataaagtctttctatctatctatccagctgacgcccgcgacttcatccgagtaaatttaggtttttcgaaatcctgtgggaactctttgattttccgggataaaagtagcctatgtgctaaactaggatattatctatctacattccagccaaatccgtcaagtagtttttgcgcgaaggagtaacaaacatacacacacacacatacatacagacaaactttcgcctttataataatagtgtgaagtgtgattctcATAGATGCTAATAGTAAGACCTATTAGACGACCTATTACATTTGTCACTATTCTCTGGGGAAGAAACggactgataaataaaataattgatataTGGTCAAGTAGCCTAATCAGGATTTCTAGCAACGGATCTCTGCTTAGTTTCTGAATAAAACGGCGCCTATCCATTGacccagttttttttatttcgaaacagtaggtaggtactacacgTGTGTGCGATGTGTTCCGATCATTCTTAGACTACATGACTTTGTTATTATCTTTCATTTTAGTGTctattttaatgttaaaaactgataagtgataacccTGTCtggatattttttatgatttaccgGTTTTCGTTTTATTAGATACTAACTTGAGCTATCTTAGTTTTAACTGGCGGTTAATAATGCAGTTTAAGACAAAACAAGGCAACTTAATATGTTACAAAGTACCTACAGAGGCCCTCGTGGAACTTTCCAAGTTAACGTGAATGTAACTAACTTGACATAGCCTGGAAGTTATACACCCGTGTCTCACAGAGCACGTAGAGATCAGGTCTAAGGTCGGTATCtgtagaacgcactttgactttgctcagactgttaaaacgagaccgcGCTATTATACCACTGAGATAAATcggtcttgttttaactgaaacttaagtttaagcaaagtcatagtgcgatctatagatttcaacttaaGAGTGCACCTTTGTTTTCGCacacaggtcgagatggcaatgggGGTGCGGACGCCCGCGCTATACCGCACCAGcgtgggggctgtgcgggtgtgcggggcgtccgcACCCCCATTGCCATCTTGACCAGTGTGCGAAAACAAAGGTGCACTCTTAAGTtgaaatctacagagcgcactgtgactttgcttaaacttaagtttcagttaaaacaagaccgATTTATCTTAGCGGTACAATAGCGCTCGTTTTAACAGTCTAAGAAAAGTCAAAGAACTGTTGCGTACCATAGCTACTTAATATAGCTTAACATCGTTATGGCTGACATTCAGCAAAAGAACATACGACTATAAAACCAGATTGTCTGGTGGAAGACTTCTGTCATGGCTGGTTTTAGCGTTTAATAAAACTTCCATATCCCTTTCAAGTTATCCCGCTTTCACCTcggactgcattatcacttaccaccaggtgagatcgcagaaACTTGAAATGGAATAAAAGAAGATAGATATAAGAACTCAAGTCTAGTTACCAAGTGCCATAGCATCACTcgattgatatttttttttttacagcgGATCTCTGGTCCATCCCTCTATATCTCATCGGAAAATGGAGCGTTACATTAACGTATAGTTCAGTATACATCTACGTGTCAGAGGTGTTCCCGACCAACATGCGACAGACTCTCATCAGTGTGTGCTCAACTGCTGGCAGGATAGGATCCTTGATTGCGCCGCTGACGCCTCTACTGGTAACATTATTTACTTCATCTtcaatttttgacgtgacaacgtcttataattcgatagagccggctgcacgcacgaaaaaacatgactcatgcggcgttacctcgctctgaggcgtttcatgtaaggcttgaagtgcaagcgagagcgcggaacgagcgacaaagaagcacaatcgcctttgttgtcacgttcaactatcgtcagtaaaccgactttacagacaaccaattttttcactatgggatatacatacagtatatcaaaaaatctaaataaattcattcaaggatacaataattcacatagagctaaaaaaaccggctaagtgcgagtcgggatttttttgtgatattttgcacgataaaccaaaaaaatattttttggtttatcgaataaaaatctgttttagaatgtataggtaaagcccttttgtatgataccccacttggtatagttttcttactttgaaaatttaacattGAAGTAAAATAAGGACCTATAGTAGAATTACTTATTACATTTTGAAAAGTGGGTATTCTTTTGTTTCAGTCACAGTACCACAAATCGATGCCaactgttctgtttggcggcatGTGCCTGATATCCAGCGTACTGGTACTCATGCTGCCTGAAACCAGGAACGTGAGGCTACCTGACACTATAGAAGAAGCCGAAGCGTTGTCTAGAAGGAAGACTAAAGAAGATGCGATGTGAAGAAGATGATTTGATAAAACTAGGTGACTTCAAATGGATTCCTTtctacaaaattaataactatcCTCCGAATAGGTACAGAAATGAATCTTATAAGTTAAGGCCTGACCAGAAAAAAGAAGACTAAAGAAGATGCTATGTGAAAAAAAGATGAGTTGGTTACATTAGGTGACTTAAATTGGATTCTACAAATTAATAACTACCCTTCGTATAGATACAGAAATGAATCTTATAAGTTAAAGCCTGACCAGAAAAATCAACTACTTCGCCATATTGCGAAACCCCGTGGAACTAATTTATACAAGACATACTTAGTGACCATAGACTATATTATACTATTGGCGCCCCCAAagcaagtttttttatatttttggttAGAATATATAAGGATTATTGCTTTTAATTTGACATAAAGGTATCTTTGTAAGGTAACATAAACTACCTTTCAGAAAAATCCTAggtctacataatataatactgtGATATGATTTATCGTAATTGCGGTTTTATATACCCACGGTCTATCTAATAACTGATGGCAACGCcacttaaaaatagtttttatctCACTAGCTCGGAAAGCATTTTCTTTATCGTTCGGAATCTACATGGAAAAGTCTGTGTCTGAAAAGAAAACCCTGAGAACGAATCCACGTTTTCAGCGTTCCTTACTACAACTACAATTATTGTGCAATCCAAATGCCCGTATTAAAGTGAACCTTATAGTTTTATAATCATATACTTATGTAACGGCCGTATtaacaaacgttactatgaggtctcacagtaagctcgaacgcatagtgtagattccaccaatcagatcattgtaaattgatgtgatacagtcatctgattggtggaacggacactgtgcgttcgagcgcactatgagacctcatagtaactaacgtttgtgaatacgggtgtaagtAGTTCACCCCATACAAAAGACTATTTTGATACCTGACTGACAGAATAATAATAAGATTTTTCCATGCATATGAAGCTCAAAATAATACATCGTTATATGAATGAATATTCGTGTAATTCATAAATGCCTACTCTAAGGTTGGGTACAGGAGGTGTAGAAAAATGAGTGAACGAGTCGATGGTTGTAATAGGACTGACTTTTATTCATGCCACATTAGTATACATGAATGTGCTTATAAACTATTGACATTACACTGTACACCTCCCATGGGgtggtaaaaaaattattaatgttctattacataatttttttttcttaatagctaaatataaaatacaaaaacatttttgtttttttttaaatcgtaggGAAACAATATATTTCTTACATCTAATTacaatattgttatattttcttacaaatacaTACAGTTAATCAGTTAAGTATAGTTTAGttctatttttatgaataacatcTATTTTTCCATTAGTATATTCTATTTTTACATTCGGTGACAAGTCTTCAATTACTTTATATGGTCCTAAATATAAATCTGATAGTTTATTGCctgtttcatttttaattaaaattaaatcgtTA
This genomic interval carries:
- the LOC123874382 gene encoding organic cation transporter protein-like produces the protein MEHKKDVNLDSILESLGPYGRYNLFNFVLLLFPVLLTGFFECGFIFEAQEQMYRCKVTGCEERFNDTSWQKYAIPFDVEKNRSVSCTRYAPLHNRTVAQCLPEEFTNVTIPCDEFVYEEGRSLVKEFDLGCQEWKRLFVGTVHNSGMLAAMVVTGAISDRFGRRVAVGIAATASFIFGISRAFSPDYSTYLVLHFLEAAFGGGLYSSAYVFAVELVGIKQRVIVSAMCNMTFVVGVVLIAVLAWFVDNWRTYILILYSPAIIVGIYVWFMNESARWLLSKGRKDEAITTLKRAAKINDLDSRNLELDSLSDPLLKPENQTEDKKSQLSKAINSSIIWKRLLICSFLWLTCSLVYYGMSINSVSLSSNKYVSFMLVVLVEIPAYIVVVIVLDKYGRKKTMIVTYSTCAITSLLFAFLPRTDLWSIPLYLIGKWSVTLTYSSVYIYVSEVFPTNMRQTLISVCSTAGRIGSLIAPLTPLLSQYHKSMPTVLFGGMCLISSVLVLMLPETRNVRLPDTIEEAEALSRRKTKEDAM